One window of Lytechinus variegatus isolate NC3 chromosome 2, Lvar_3.0, whole genome shotgun sequence genomic DNA carries:
- the LOC121407951 gene encoding ciliogenesis and planar polarity effector 2-like, whose translation MEEERSNWSFHTLGTYINHDGWHKTQEGREYFTSILRHGKRRMFGCLESPSLPSHLEQPKILKYKLCLVGKAGVGKSSTVARLCGQQVATNHVETPGIVKAVTYWPAKLKHSGKPVMFRLEFWDAGHAVQRKFDHIHPACREKAQAVLYFFSFIDRSSFEDLRTQLSKTLSNEDTPLLFVIGTKYDQYNRSEITSRELLDFQKQWQVPILKLKNVLKPTESNALLAGDSCAEVDDVAPAMNTLVEYLWIHDQVLTGNIERTPKVNTSSGVETHTASDDDEATYV comes from the exons ATGGAAGAGGAGAGGTCGAATTGGTCCTTTCACACTCTTGGTACCTACATCAATCATGATGGCTGGCATAAAACACAAGAGGGTAGAGAATACTTTACAAGTATCCTCAGACACGGAAAAAGGAGAATGTTTG gCTGTCTGGAGAGTCCTTCATTACCGTCCCATCTCGAGCAGCCCaagatattaaaatataaaCTGTGCTTGGTTGGGAAAGCTGGTGTAGGAAAGAGCAGTACTGTAGCTAGGTTATGTGGGCAGCAAGTAGCTACCAACCATGTGGAAACCCCAG GTATTGTTAAAGCTGTGACATACTGGCCTGCAAAGCTGAAGCATTCTGGGAAACCTGTCATGTTCCGTCTTGAGTTCTGGGATGCTGGGCATGCTGTCCAGCGAAAGTTCGATCACATTCATCCA GCTTGCCGAGAAAAGGCTCAAGCAGTGCTCTACTTCTTCTCCTTCATCGATCGTTCCAGCTTCGAGGATTTGAGAACCCAGTTGTCCAAGACACTCTCAAACGAAGACACACCTCTCCTGTTTGTCATTGGCACCAAGTATGACCAGTACAACCGCAGTGAAATCACATCCAGGGAACTTCTGGACTTCCAGAAGCAGTGGCAAGTGCCAATCCTTAAGTTGAAGAACGTCCTGAAACCCACGGAATCGAACGCTCTGTTGGCAGGCGACTCCTGCGCCGAGGTTGACGATGTTGCTCCCGCCATGAACACGTTGGTGGAATACCTTTGGATTCATGATCAAGTTCTGACAGGGAATATTGAGAGGACTCCAAAGGTGAATACTTCATCAGGAGTCGAGACACATACTGCTAGTGACGATGATGAAGCCACGTACGTCTGA
- the LOC121406788 gene encoding uncharacterized protein K02A2.6-like, with translation MNSQIDTGATVNVLSYTDLCDVLQDGNPRLEHSKVRLKPFKGKLIKPRGQTALEVQVKNGPVHLLQFQIVDGSSQVPILSGDSSKDLGLVTRNNPERIEILSQATEQPLTKEQIMKEYKDVFTGLGCLPGEYHLETDKTVKPVQHMPRRVPAALKPSLKDKISELEEKGVIKKVTTPTEWISSMVAVKKPGKLRICIDPKDLNKALKRSHYPMPTIEEILPQLSQAKVFTILDAKDGYWQVKLDKESSFLTTFWTPFGRYRWLRMPFGIATAPEEYQRRQHEVVQGLPGVEAIVDDLLVYGSGETMEEAIINHDQNLRRLLERARQTEVRYIGHVLTDKGLCPDPEKIRAVAELERPRDVKTVQRFVGFVNYLAKFLPHLSEECEPLRQLTLKEVKWFWGPAQERAYSRVKKLVTTAPVLWYYDVNEEVTIQCDASDTGLGATLMQMSQPAAFASRALTETERRYAQIEKECLAIVFACEHFHQYLFGKETVTVESDHKPLQSIFLKPLLSAPKRLQRMLLRLQKYNLQVTYKQGKLMYVADMLSRAALPLKTQGEGGYYEIYTVSQQRQREFEEINPRESVNFTDKRFKQVEEMTQKDEILQVLKQVVIEGWPDTVNTVPVEIREYWAYRDEITSHNGILYKANRVIIPKRLRGELLQRVHASHQGMESSLRKARETIFWPKMNHEIRDVVRQCSVCNEHQAQQAKQPLLPREVPDRPWKTLGTDLFTLNGKDYLITVDYYSDFWEVDELQSTTSADVITCLKSQFSRHGIPKEVISDNGPQYSSDEFKCLMEEWEIHHTTSSPHHPQSNGKAESAVKIAKNIMKKCAKSGTDIYKAILKWRNTPTEGMQSSPVQRLMSRRTQTTLPTAQHLLKPKVVTGVKRKKVEKGKKAKTQFDKSTKELPDLKVGQAVRVQLAINKGKPTWQLGVCMRKLSPRSYVVKVNEQLYRRNRKRIQSTYESLPATPDVWTDIQPTTNTTGPQCNNPGDEEQREQQQQATPSPEVAHTRTRTIRPQSRYKDYVQP, from the exons ATGAACAGTCAGATTGACACAGGTGCTACAGTCAATGTGCTGAGCTACACTGACTTATGTGATGTCCTACAAGATGGAAACCCAAGGCTGGAGCACAGCAAGGTCAGACTGAAGCCATTCAAAGGAAAACTAATCAAACCAAGAGGACAGACAGCACTAGAAGTCCAGGTCAAGAATGGTCCAGTACACCTGCTTCAATTTCAGATAGTTGATGGATCAAGTCAAGTTCCAATCCTATCAGGTGACTCTAGCAAGGACTTAGGGTTAGTCACAAGAAACAACCCAGAGCGGATAGAGATCCTTAGTCAAGCAACAGAACAGCCTTTGACGAAAGAGCAGATAATGAAGGAATACAAGGATGTATTCACAGGGCTGGGATGTCTGCCTGGAGAATATCACCTTGAGACTGACAAGACAGTGAAACCGGTACAACACATGCCACGGAGGGTACCAGCAGCACTCAAACCAAGCCTGAAAGACAAGATAAGTGAGCTTGAGGAGAAGGGAGTCATAAAGAAGGTGACAACTCCCACTGAGTGGATCAGCAGCATGGTAGCAGTGAAGAAACCAGGGAAACTGAGGATTTGCATAGACCCAAAGGATCTAAACAAAGCCCTGAAAAGATCACATTATCCGATGCCTACCATAGAAGAGATCCTGCCCCAATTGTCACAAGCCAAGGTGTTCACGATCCTCGATGCCAAAGATGGATATTGGCAAGTGAAGTTGGATAAAGAGAGTAGTTTCCTGACCACATTCTGGACGCCATTTGGTCGCTACCGATGGCTGAGGATGCCATTTGGCATTGCTACTGCTCCAGAAGAATACCAGAGAAGACAACATGAAGTAGTCCAAGGGTTACCAGGAGTAGAGGCAATAGTTGATGATCTCCTAGTCTATGGAAGTGGAGAAACCATGGAGGAAGCGATCATCAATCACGACCAGAACTTGAGGAGACTTCTAGAGAGAGCAAGACAA ACCGAAGTCAGGTACATTGGTCATGTACTTACTGACAAAGGACTCTGCCCAGACCCAGAGAAGATCAGAGCGGTTGCGGAACTGGAAAGGCCACGAGATGTAAAGACGGTTCAACGTTTTGTAGGCTTCGTCAATTACCTTGCCAAGTTCCTGCCACATCTGTCAGAAGAGTGCGAACCACTGCGGCAACTTACACTTAAAGAAGTAAAGTGGTTCTGGGGTCCGGCACAGGAAAGAGCTTACAGCAGAGTAAAGAAGTTGGTGACAACAGCTCCAGTACTCTGGTACTACGACGTGAACGAAGAAGTTACAATCCAATGTGACGCCAGTGACACAGGCTTAGGAGCAACCCTCATGCAGATGTCACAACCAGCTGCGTTTGCATCTAGGGCTCTGACGGAGACAGAACGAAGATATGCTCAAATAGAGAAAGAATGTCTAGCGATAGTATTCGCATGCGAACACTTTCATCAGTACCTATTTGGGAAGGAGACAGTAACTGTAGAATCAGACCACAAACCTCTACAGTCTATCTTCCTGAAGCCATTGCTGTCAGCCCCAAAGCGTCTGCAGCGGATGCTGCTAAGATTGCAAAAGTACAACCTCCAGGTCACATACAAACAAGGGAAGCTTATGTATGTGGCTGACATGTTGTCAAGAGCAGCACTACCGCTGAAAACCCAAGGAGAAGGAGGATACTACGAAATCTACACAGTCAGCCAACAAAGACAAAGAGAATTCGAAGAAATCAATCCAAGAGAGTCGGTGAACTTCACAGACAAACGGTTCAAGCAAGTAGAAGAAATGACCCAGAAGGATGAGATCCTACAGGTGCTCAAACAAGTCGTGATCGAAGGTTGGCCAGATACAGTAAACACTGTACCAGTAGAAATACGCGAGTATTGGGCTTATCGCGATGAGATAACTTCGCACAATGGTATTCTCTACAAGGCCAACAGAGTCATTATACCGAAGCGGCTCAGAGGCGAACTACTGCAAAGGGTGCATGCCAGCCATCAAGGCATGGAATCTAGCCTGCGAAAAGCAAGAGAGACAATCTTTTGGCCCAAAATGAACCATGAGATACGGGATGTAGTTCGACAATGCAGTGTTTGCAACGAACATCAGGCACAGCAGGCGAAACAGCCACTACTTCCTCGGGAAGTTCCAGACCGACCTTGGAAGACACTTGGCACAGACCTCTTCACACTGAATGGGAAAGATTATCTCATTACAGTAGATTACTACTCAGACTTTTGGGAAGTAGATGAGCTCCAGTCGACCACAAGTGCAGATGTGATTACATGCCTGAAATCACAGTTCAGCAGACATGGCATTCCCAAGGAAGTCATCAGTGACAATGGTCCACAGTACTCCAGTGATGAGTTCAAATGCTTAATGGAGGAGTGGGAGATACATCATACCACATCTTCGCCTCATCACCCCCAATCCAACGGGAAGGCAGAATCTGCTGTAAAGATTGCCAAGAACATCATGAAGAAGTGCGCAAAGTCAGGCACAGATATCTACAAAGCAATCTTAAAGTGGAGAAACACCCCCACCGAAGGAATGCAGAGTAGTCCTGTCCAGAGATTGATGTCACGTCGGACACAGACAACACTGCCAACAGCACAACACCTGCTGAAGCCGAAAGTAGTGACAGGAGTTAAGCGAAAAAAGGTAGAGAAAGGCAAGAAAGCAAAGACACAGTTTGACAAATCAACAAAAGAGCTACCAGACTTGAAGGTTGGACAAGCAGTCAGAGTTCAATTAGCGATCAACAAAGGAAAACCAACATGGCAGCTAGGTGTTTGTATGAGAAAGCTTTCACCAAGGTCTTATGTGGTAAAAGTCAATGAACAGCTCTACCGTCGAAATCGCAAACGCATTCAGTCAACCTATGAATCTTTGCCAGCGACTCCAGATGTGTGGACCGACATTCAACCTACCACGAACACAACAGGCCCACAGTGCAACAATCCTGGAGATGAAGAACAACGCGAGCAACAACAGCAAGCGACGCCATCACCGGAAGTAGCCCACACCCGCACGCGAACCATCAGGCCACAAAGTCGTTACAAGGACTATGTCCAGCCGTAA